A section of the Sceloporus undulatus isolate JIND9_A2432 ecotype Alabama chromosome 3, SceUnd_v1.1, whole genome shotgun sequence genome encodes:
- the LOC121926946 gene encoding cell division cycle protein 16 homolog isoform X3, producing MNLERLRKRVRQYIDQQQYQSALFWADKVASLSHDPQDIYWLAQCLYLTAQYHRAAHALRSRKLDKLFEACRYLAARCHYAAKEYQQALDILDMEEPINKRLFEKYLKDESGLKDCSSDWEVSQSSIKSSICLLRGKIFDALDNRTLATFSYKEALKLDVYCFEAFDLLTSHHMLTAEEEKELLESLPLGKQCTEEEQVLLHFLFENKLKKVLVFFLKWDKQSVNIRSKFENILLQTF from the exons ATGAATCTGGAGCGCCTAAGGAAGCGGGTGCGGCAGTATATCGATCAG CAACAgtatcaaagtgctttattttggGCAGATAAAGTAGCATCGTTATCTCATG ATCCACAAGACATCTATTGGTTGGCTCAATGCCTTTACCTCACAGCTCAGTACCACAGGGCAGCACATGCTCTTAGGTCAAGAAAACTAGATAAG TTATTTGAAGCATGTCGATATCTTGCAGCTAGATGTCAT TATGCTGCAAAAGAATATCAGCAGGCTCTTGACATTCTTGATATGGAAGAACCAATCAACAAAAGActgtttgaaaaatatttgaaggatgaaAGTGGGTTAAAGGACTGTTCTAGCGACTGGGAGGTGTCTCAATCTTCt ATCAAGAGCTCTATTTGCCTTTTGCGGGGGAAGATCTTTGATGCTCTAGATAATAGAACCCTGGCAACATTCAGCTATAAAGAGGCCTTGAAACTTGATGTCTATTGCTTTGAAGCATTTGACCTTTTAACATCACACCACATGCTGACAGCAGAAGAAG AAAAAGAACTTCTTGAGTCTCTACCTCTAGGAAAACAGTGTACAGAAGAAGAACAAGTATTGCTACATTTTTTGTTTGAGAATAAACTAAAGAAGGTATTAGTTTTTTTCTTAAAGTGGGACAAGCAGAGTGTGAACATCAGATCTaagtttgaaaacattttgttacaaacattttaa
- the LOC121926946 gene encoding cell division cycle protein 16 homolog isoform X1, whose amino-acid sequence MNLERLRKRVRQYIDQQQYQSALFWADKVASLSHGVWLFLEDPQDIYWLAQCLYLTAQYHRAAHALRSRKLDKLFEACRYLAARCHYAAKEYQQALDILDMEEPINKRLFEKYLKDESGLKDCSSDWEVSQSSIKSSICLLRGKIFDALDNRTLATFSYKEALKLDVYCFEAFDLLTSHHMLTAEEEKELLESLPLGKQCTEEEQVLLHFLFENKLKKVLVFFLKWDKQSVNIRSKFENILLQTF is encoded by the exons ATGAATCTGGAGCGCCTAAGGAAGCGGGTGCGGCAGTATATCGATCAG CAACAgtatcaaagtgctttattttggGCAGATAAAGTAGCATCGTTATCTCATG GTGTGTGGTTATTTCTAGAAGATCCACAAGACATCTATTGGTTGGCTCAATGCCTTTACCTCACAGCTCAGTACCACAGGGCAGCACATGCTCTTAGGTCAAGAAAACTAGATAAG TTATTTGAAGCATGTCGATATCTTGCAGCTAGATGTCAT TATGCTGCAAAAGAATATCAGCAGGCTCTTGACATTCTTGATATGGAAGAACCAATCAACAAAAGActgtttgaaaaatatttgaaggatgaaAGTGGGTTAAAGGACTGTTCTAGCGACTGGGAGGTGTCTCAATCTTCt ATCAAGAGCTCTATTTGCCTTTTGCGGGGGAAGATCTTTGATGCTCTAGATAATAGAACCCTGGCAACATTCAGCTATAAAGAGGCCTTGAAACTTGATGTCTATTGCTTTGAAGCATTTGACCTTTTAACATCACACCACATGCTGACAGCAGAAGAAG AAAAAGAACTTCTTGAGTCTCTACCTCTAGGAAAACAGTGTACAGAAGAAGAACAAGTATTGCTACATTTTTTGTTTGAGAATAAACTAAAGAAGGTATTAGTTTTTTTCTTAAAGTGGGACAAGCAGAGTGTGAACATCAGATCTaagtttgaaaacattttgttacaaacattttaa
- the LOC121926946 gene encoding cell division cycle protein 16 homolog isoform X2, translating into MNLERLRKRVRQYIDQQQYQSALFWADKVASLSHEDPQDIYWLAQCLYLTAQYHRAAHALRSRKLDKLFEACRYLAARCHYAAKEYQQALDILDMEEPINKRLFEKYLKDESGLKDCSSDWEVSQSSIKSSICLLRGKIFDALDNRTLATFSYKEALKLDVYCFEAFDLLTSHHMLTAEEEKELLESLPLGKQCTEEEQVLLHFLFENKLKKVLVFFLKWDKQSVNIRSKFENILLQTF; encoded by the exons ATGAATCTGGAGCGCCTAAGGAAGCGGGTGCGGCAGTATATCGATCAG CAACAgtatcaaagtgctttattttggGCAGATAAAGTAGCATCGTTATCTCATG AAGATCCACAAGACATCTATTGGTTGGCTCAATGCCTTTACCTCACAGCTCAGTACCACAGGGCAGCACATGCTCTTAGGTCAAGAAAACTAGATAAG TTATTTGAAGCATGTCGATATCTTGCAGCTAGATGTCAT TATGCTGCAAAAGAATATCAGCAGGCTCTTGACATTCTTGATATGGAAGAACCAATCAACAAAAGActgtttgaaaaatatttgaaggatgaaAGTGGGTTAAAGGACTGTTCTAGCGACTGGGAGGTGTCTCAATCTTCt ATCAAGAGCTCTATTTGCCTTTTGCGGGGGAAGATCTTTGATGCTCTAGATAATAGAACCCTGGCAACATTCAGCTATAAAGAGGCCTTGAAACTTGATGTCTATTGCTTTGAAGCATTTGACCTTTTAACATCACACCACATGCTGACAGCAGAAGAAG AAAAAGAACTTCTTGAGTCTCTACCTCTAGGAAAACAGTGTACAGAAGAAGAACAAGTATTGCTACATTTTTTGTTTGAGAATAAACTAAAGAAGGTATTAGTTTTTTTCTTAAAGTGGGACAAGCAGAGTGTGAACATCAGATCTaagtttgaaaacattttgttacaaacattttaa